ATATTGGGTGGGGTTTCCCACCACCGGGTTGCCAATGCAGAAAAACAGTGAAGGGAGTGGTCCCTTCATCAGTGCATGTAGTGTATCCATTACCATCTCCTCCTCTGTATCGTAGTACAGCTTTATCTTTCTGTCTAATGCTTATACGGATTACTCATAATATACTCATATCTGGTAACTATACGCTCATGGGCGTATACTGGTAACCAAAAGAGGTATTGATGGATTTAGACGAGCAACGATATACAGAACAGACAGCACTCCTTGATTATACACATCCTACTATCGCAGCACTCATCCAAAAGCAGGGCTGGATTACCCTCCCTTCCTCGAGCAGTCGTATTGCCGCAGTCTATACCTTTGTTCGTGATGCCATCCCCTTTGGGTATGGTGAGCACTTTGCAGTGCCTGCTTCACAGGTGATTGCCCAAGGTATGGGCAACTGCCTTACAAAGACCACGCTCCTGATGGCACTGCTTCGTGCAGTGGGAGTACCTTGCCGATTAAAAGCTGCTATGATCAGCAAGGTCATTCACCGTGGATTACTTGGTGAGGTCTCTTTCCTTTTCAGTCCACGACATCTGCACCATACATGGGTAGAATTATATTACCAAGATCAGTGGATTGAGGTCGGAGGACATATTGTTGACCGCCCCTATCTGGAAAAGCTCCAGCAAAAGTTTGCCAACTTTATCGGAAGCTTTTATGGCTACGGGATAGCCGTGACCCACTTCAGGAATCCCCCGATCAGTTGGGAGGAAGAGGAGACGGAGATCCAGAGTAAGGCGATCAGAGAGAGCCTTCACACCTTCAATGACCCTGATGCATTCTTTATCTCCCACCGGGAGGCAGAGCGAAGAACACACTCCCTGGCCTACAAACTGATCCTCCGGCCAAAGCTCAACCGTTCAATCAGGAAACTGAGAAATAGCTGAACAGTCTCTTTACCTGGGTTCTTCCTTCTCCCCCAATGTCGGTACAAAGTGCCTAAGGAACCCAGCTTTCTTGGAGCGGTACTTCACATAAAAATAGCCGGCAATACTGAAGGCAAGTGCTCCAATAAAATTAACAAATAAGTCTTCCATGGTATCGAAGAGCCCAATATCCAGGTACCCACCTACTCCCAATGGCTTTCCATTGACCACAACCTCTTCGATACCGCTTAAGGTGATAACCCTCTGGCTATTTGTTGGGTCTAAAGTGACTGAGCGAATGGTGGTAAGAACGGTATCCTTTTGCATATCCAAGCGAAAAACCACATCCATGAAGAACTCAAAGAACTCCCAAACCACACCAATGGTCATGGAGAAGCAGAAAGCAACAATGGAAACGAAGAAGGGAGAGAGCCGGATGGAGAACCGTTCATTCTGGTTGAGAATATCGACCAGAGAAAACCCGATTGCTGCTGCCAGGAATCCGTTGAAGGTGTGCAGTAGCGTATCCCAGAAGGGAAAGGTCACATAGTAGGAGCGCATTTCCCCCAGTATCTCAGCGGCAAAGATGAAGAAGAGGATGATGTTCTCCAAGGTGTCCGGTATGTCGATACGGGTGTTGGTTTCTATCAGGG
The sequence above is drawn from the uncultured Sphaerochaeta sp. genome and encodes:
- a CDS encoding transglutaminase-like domain-containing protein, whose protein sequence is MDLDEQRYTEQTALLDYTHPTIAALIQKQGWITLPSSSSRIAAVYTFVRDAIPFGYGEHFAVPASQVIAQGMGNCLTKTTLLMALLRAVGVPCRLKAAMISKVIHRGLLGEVSFLFSPRHLHHTWVELYYQDQWIEVGGHIVDRPYLEKLQQKFANFIGSFYGYGIAVTHFRNPPISWEEEETEIQSKAIRESLHTFNDPDAFFISHREAERRTHSLAYKLILRPKLNRSIRKLRNS